A part of Rattus rattus isolate New Zealand chromosome 4, Rrattus_CSIRO_v1, whole genome shotgun sequence genomic DNA contains:
- the Ankrd23 gene encoding ankyrin repeat domain-containing protein 23 codes for MDFISIQQLVSGERVGRKALEFGRGVPDTGGWPSGWTLGPQEAVAREKLKLEEEKRKKLERFNSSRLTLDNLTDLENLIQRRRKKRQRHKVPPRKPESGAEPQPQVPLEPVGLEMFLKAAAENQEALIDKYLADGGDPNAHDKLHHTALHWACLKGHRQLVNKLLAAGAAIEARDLLDRTPVFWACRGGHLDILKQLLNQGAQINAQDKIWSTPLHVAVRMGHSDCLEHLIECGAHINAQDKEGDTALHEAVRYGHHKATKLLLLYGAKLGMKNGASLTPVQLARDWQRGIREALQAHVGHPRTRC; via the exons ATGGACTTCATCAGCATTCAGCAGTTG GTAAGTGGAGAAAGAGTTGGCAGGAAAGCATTGGAGTTTGGCCGTGGAGTTCCTGATACTGGAGGCTGGCCTAGTGGCTGGACGCTGGGACCCCAAGAGGCTGTGGCCCGGGAGAAACTAaagttggaggaagagaagagaaagaaa CTGGAAAGATTTAACAGTTCCAGACTGACCCTGGACAACCTGACAGACTTGGAAAACTTGATTCAGAGACGAAGAAAAAAACGACAGAGACACAAAGTCCCCCCCAGGAAACCTGAGTCTGGGGCTGAG cctcagccccaggtCCCACTGGAGCCGGTGGGCCTGGAAATGTTCCTGAAGGCAGCTGCCGAGAATCAGGAGGCCCTGATTGACAAGTACCTGGCAGACGGAGGGGACCCCAATGCCCATGACAAG CTCCACCACACAGCCTTGCACTGGGCCTGTCTGAAGGGCCACAGACAGCTAGTGAACAAGCTGCTGGCGGCAGGAGCTGCTATAGAAGCTCGAGATTTG CTGGACAGGACGCCTGTGTTCTGGGCCTGCCGTGGAGGACACCTGGACATTCTCAAGCAGCTGCTTAACCAGGGAGCTCAGATCAACGCACAAGACAAG ATCTGGAGCACCCCTCTCCACGTGGCAGTGCGCATGGGCCACTCAGACTGCCTGGAGCACCTCATTGAGTGTGGCGCCCACATCAACGCACAGGACAAG GAAGGGGACACAGCACTCCACGAGGCAGTGCGCTACGGGCACCACAAAGCCACAAAGCTGCTGCTGCTCTATGGAGCCAAGCTAGGCATGAAGAATGGG GCCTCCCTGACACCGGTGCAGCTGGCACGAGACTGGCAGAGGGGTATCCGGGAAGCACTCCAGGCCCACGTGGGGCATCCCCGCACCCGGTGCTGA